Proteins from one Paraburkholderia acidisoli genomic window:
- a CDS encoding HAD family hydrolase gives MREETAFLFDLDGTLVDSVYQHVLAWKEALDAEGIELSVWRIHRRIGMSGGLFMNQLLRETHTSISPERIARLQQEHAAAYRRHAAQVRPLPGARALLDALTAAQVPWAIATSGRMETAAVNLAALGVDPAVTTVVTRDQVRHAKPDPDLFVAAAQRLNVPVERSLVVGDSVWDMLAAQRCRALGIGLLSGGYGTEELERAGALRVYEDPADLLDHLDEVCARD, from the coding sequence ATGCGCGAGGAAACCGCGTTCCTGTTCGACCTCGACGGCACGCTCGTCGACAGCGTCTATCAACACGTGCTCGCGTGGAAGGAGGCGCTCGACGCCGAGGGCATCGAGCTTTCGGTGTGGCGTATTCACCGGCGCATCGGCATGAGCGGCGGGCTGTTCATGAACCAGCTGCTGCGCGAAACCCACACGTCGATCTCGCCCGAGCGCATCGCGCGCTTGCAGCAGGAACACGCCGCGGCGTACCGGCGGCACGCGGCGCAGGTGCGGCCGCTGCCGGGCGCGCGGGCGCTGCTCGACGCGCTCACGGCCGCGCAGGTGCCGTGGGCGATCGCCACCAGCGGGCGCATGGAAACCGCCGCCGTGAACCTCGCCGCGCTGGGCGTCGATCCGGCCGTGACGACCGTCGTCACGCGCGACCAGGTGCGCCACGCGAAGCCCGACCCGGATCTGTTCGTGGCGGCGGCCCAGCGCCTGAACGTGCCGGTCGAGCGCAGCCTCGTGGTGGGCGACAGCGTCTGGGACATGCTGGCCGCGCAGCGCTGCCGGGCGCTCGGCATCGGCCTGCTCTCGGGCGGCTACGGCACCGAGGAACTCGAACGCGCGGGCGCGCTGCGCGTGTACGAAGATCCCGCCGATCTGCTCGACCATCTCGACGAAGTCTGCGCGCGCGATTGA
- a CDS encoding PAS domain-containing hybrid sensor histidine kinase/response regulator, with the protein MTTPDSGIALHGSQPPTHSPPPEGHSGRRFEALVEPIEDYAIFLLDKEGRVVSWNRGAARIKGYAAHEIIGEHFSRFYTDEANARRWPEHELEQAALHGRFMDEGWRVRKDGSMFWVNVVITALREHDGTLGGFAKVTRDLTDERRQVEALRLSEERFRLLVESVSDYAIFMLDPEGRVVSWNTGATNLNGYRPAEIVGQHFSVFFPPEDISAGIPERELRLTRERGRFVTEGWRVRKDGSMFWGAVTLTAVRDGHGHLTGFAKVTRDMTESRRNDELEHSSEQMKQFLAMLAHELRNPLAPVRNAVATMRLMESPSPEIESAREMIDRQITHLTRLVDDLLDVGRITSGKIELREAPLDVADVIAHAIAAAQPFTAARAQRVEVRLPATPLSMTGDHTRLVQVVQNLLHNASKFSPDASVIVVDVQAIPRALQIQVRDEGRGLRPGTFEAIFGLFSQDRSMPGPIENGLGIGLMLCRSLVELHGGTISATSDGPGTGSTFTIRLPFARAATHALPVRLTGSVAELAALAENGVPALRVLIVDDNRDSADSLAMLLELKGHDVRAAYSAGQARETVNGFTPDAALIDIAMPEVDGYATLRELRTVAALGNTLFAAMTGFGQAADVEQTRAAGFEKHLVKPVDVELFDEVLALAAARRLP; encoded by the coding sequence ATGACGACGCCCGATTCCGGCATCGCCTTGCACGGCAGCCAACCGCCAACCCACTCCCCGCCGCCCGAAGGCCACAGCGGGCGCCGCTTCGAGGCGCTCGTCGAGCCCATCGAAGATTACGCCATCTTTCTGCTCGACAAGGAAGGCCGCGTCGTGAGCTGGAATCGCGGGGCCGCACGCATCAAGGGCTACGCGGCGCACGAGATCATCGGCGAGCATTTTTCCCGTTTTTATACCGACGAAGCCAACGCGCGCCGCTGGCCCGAGCACGAACTCGAACAGGCCGCGCTGCACGGCCGTTTCATGGACGAAGGCTGGCGCGTGCGCAAGGACGGCTCGATGTTCTGGGTTAACGTGGTGATCACCGCGCTACGCGAGCACGACGGCACGCTCGGCGGCTTCGCCAAAGTCACGCGCGACCTCACCGACGAGCGCCGCCAGGTCGAGGCGCTGCGGCTGTCCGAAGAACGCTTCCGCCTGCTGGTGGAAAGCGTGAGCGATTACGCCATCTTCATGCTCGACCCGGAAGGCCGCGTCGTGAGCTGGAACACGGGCGCGACGAACCTCAACGGCTACCGGCCCGCGGAAATCGTCGGCCAGCATTTTTCGGTGTTCTTCCCGCCCGAAGACATTTCCGCTGGCATTCCCGAGCGCGAATTGCGCCTCACGCGCGAGCGCGGCCGTTTCGTGACCGAAGGCTGGCGTGTGCGCAAGGACGGCTCGATGTTCTGGGGCGCCGTGACGCTCACGGCCGTGCGCGACGGGCACGGCCATCTCACGGGCTTCGCGAAGGTCACGCGCGACATGACCGAAAGCCGCCGCAACGACGAACTCGAGCATTCGAGCGAGCAGATGAAGCAGTTCCTCGCCATGCTCGCGCACGAACTGCGCAACCCGCTCGCGCCGGTGCGCAACGCCGTGGCCACCATGCGGCTGATGGAAAGCCCCAGCCCCGAGATCGAAAGCGCGCGCGAGATGATCGACCGCCAGATCACGCATCTCACGCGGCTCGTGGACGATCTGCTCGACGTGGGCCGCATCACCTCGGGCAAGATCGAACTGCGCGAAGCGCCGCTCGACGTGGCCGATGTGATCGCGCATGCGATCGCCGCCGCGCAACCGTTCACCGCCGCGCGCGCCCAGCGCGTGGAGGTGCGCCTGCCCGCCACGCCGCTCAGCATGACGGGCGATCACACGCGCCTCGTGCAGGTCGTGCAGAACCTGCTGCACAACGCCTCGAAATTCTCGCCCGACGCGAGCGTGATCGTCGTGGACGTGCAGGCGATTCCGCGCGCACTGCAAATCCAGGTGCGCGACGAAGGACGCGGCCTGCGCCCCGGCACGTTCGAAGCGATCTTCGGCTTGTTCAGCCAGGATCGCTCGATGCCCGGCCCCATCGAAAACGGCCTCGGTATCGGCCTGATGCTGTGCCGCTCGCTGGTCGAACTGCACGGCGGCACGATCTCGGCAACGAGCGACGGCCCCGGCACGGGCAGCACGTTCACCATTCGCCTGCCGTTCGCCCGGGCCGCCACGCATGCGCTGCCGGTCCGACTCACCGGCAGCGTGGCCGAACTCGCGGCGCTCGCGGAAAACGGCGTGCCCGCGCTGCGCGTGCTGATTGTGGACGACAACCGCGATTCCGCCGACAGCCTCGCGATGCTGCTCGAACTCAAGGGCCACGACGTGCGCGCCGCCTACAGCGCCGGGCAGGCGCGCGAAACGGTAAACGGCTTCACGCCCGACGCCGCGCTGATCGACATCGCCATGCCCGAGGTGGACGGCTACGCGACCTTGCGCGAGCTGCGCACCGTGGCCGCGCTCGGCAACACGCTGTTCGCCGCGATGACCGGTTTCGGCCAGGCCGCCGACGTCGAGCAAACGCGCGCGGCGGGCTTCGAGAAGCATCTGGTCAAGCCCGTCGACGTGGAATTGTTCGACGAAGTGCTCGCGCTCGCCGCCGCGCGGCGCCTGCCCTAA
- the treF gene encoding alpha,alpha-trehalase TreF, with amino-acid sequence MHLPPLHFRSRFRLATLSAAMSTALTVACALPAAALAQAAPAAPTASSPTVNAQPTHDLHASAPQPDQLPKAPIRPATPADLYGRLYHDVELAQVFPDSKTFADMLPTARPAQITAAYDRWRQKHASDADAAAHKAALTEFVNQYFKAPPTTEDHYVSDPNQDVTSHIDTLWNVLTRQPDATPDAQSYSSLLPLPHPYVVPGGRFNEIYYWDSYFIMLGLEASGRHELTLDELNNFATLIDRYGHIANGNRTYYLSRSQPPFFAQMVSLVAEKDGDDVYLRYLPQLRKEYDYWMAGAQTLKPGHATRHVVRLPDGTLLNRYWDARNRPRDESYREDILTARSVPQRDASDLWRNLRAGAETGWDYSSRWLADGRTLSTIDVTSLAPVDLNSLMAILETTLAKAYGIQGNAREAALMTKRAQQRSEAIDRVLWDPQLHAFGDYDFVHHTLTHRLTAATLYPLYAGVAKRQQAQDVAAAVRAGLLRPGGLATTQVATGQQWDEPNGWAPLQYIAVAGLRRYGQDDLAQDIATRWIATNLAYYQRTHKLVEKYDVSAAATKASAAGGGEYPLQDGFGWTNGVLRVLLQMYPQAGAAAGTQASGAAPVSAPAAPRP; translated from the coding sequence ATGCACCTGCCACCGCTTCACTTCCGCTCCCGCTTCCGTCTCGCCACGCTTTCCGCCGCCATGTCCACGGCGCTCACCGTGGCCTGCGCGCTGCCCGCCGCCGCCCTCGCGCAAGCCGCGCCGGCGGCGCCCACCGCCAGCAGCCCGACCGTCAACGCGCAACCCACGCACGATTTACACGCGAGCGCGCCGCAGCCCGACCAGTTGCCCAAAGCGCCGATCCGCCCGGCCACGCCCGCCGACCTCTACGGCCGCCTCTATCACGACGTCGAACTCGCGCAGGTCTTCCCGGACAGCAAGACCTTCGCCGACATGCTGCCCACGGCGCGCCCCGCGCAGATCACGGCCGCCTACGACCGCTGGCGCCAGAAGCACGCGAGCGACGCTGACGCCGCCGCGCACAAGGCCGCGCTCACCGAATTCGTGAACCAGTACTTCAAGGCGCCGCCCACCACCGAAGACCACTATGTCTCCGACCCGAACCAGGACGTCACGAGCCATATCGACACGCTCTGGAACGTGCTCACGCGCCAGCCCGACGCCACGCCCGACGCGCAGTCGTATTCGTCGCTGCTGCCGCTGCCGCATCCGTACGTCGTGCCGGGCGGCCGCTTCAACGAGATCTATTACTGGGACTCGTACTTCATCATGCTCGGCCTCGAAGCGAGCGGCCGTCACGAACTCACGCTCGACGAGCTGAACAATTTCGCCACGCTGATCGACCGTTACGGCCATATCGCCAACGGCAATCGCACCTATTACCTGAGCCGCTCGCAGCCGCCGTTCTTCGCGCAGATGGTGAGTCTCGTGGCGGAAAAGGACGGCGACGACGTGTATCTGCGCTATCTGCCGCAACTGCGCAAGGAATACGACTACTGGATGGCGGGCGCGCAGACGCTCAAGCCCGGCCACGCCACGCGCCACGTCGTGCGCCTGCCCGACGGCACGCTGCTCAACCGCTACTGGGACGCGCGCAACCGGCCGCGCGACGAGTCGTATCGCGAGGACATCCTCACGGCGCGCAGCGTGCCGCAGCGCGACGCCTCGGACCTCTGGCGCAACCTGCGCGCGGGCGCGGAAACGGGCTGGGATTACAGCTCGCGCTGGCTCGCCGACGGCCGCACGCTCTCGACCATCGACGTGACCTCGCTCGCGCCCGTCGACCTGAATTCGTTGATGGCGATCCTCGAAACCACGCTCGCCAAGGCCTACGGCATTCAGGGCAACGCGCGCGAGGCGGCGCTCATGACGAAGCGCGCGCAACAGCGCAGCGAGGCGATCGACCGCGTGCTGTGGGACCCGCAGCTGCACGCGTTCGGCGACTACGACTTCGTGCATCACACGCTCACGCACCGCTTGACGGCGGCGACGCTGTATCCGCTCTACGCGGGCGTGGCGAAGCGCCAGCAGGCGCAGGACGTGGCCGCCGCCGTGCGCGCGGGCCTGCTGCGCCCCGGCGGCCTCGCCACGACCCAGGTCGCGACCGGCCAGCAATGGGACGAGCCGAACGGCTGGGCGCCGCTGCAGTACATCGCGGTCGCGGGCCTGCGCCGCTACGGTCAGGACGATCTCGCGCAGGACATCGCCACGCGCTGGATCGCGACGAATCTCGCGTATTACCAGCGCACCCACAAGCTGGTCGAAAAGTACGACGTGAGCGCGGCGGCCACGAAGGCGTCGGCGGCGGGCGGCGGCGAATATCCGTTGCAGGACGGCTTCGGCTGGACCAACGGCGTGCTGCGCGTGCTGCTGCAGATGTATCCGCAAGCGGGCGCGGCGGCGGGCACGCAGGCGTCGGGCGCGGCGCCGGTCAGTGCGCCCGCGGCGCCGCGGCCGTAA
- a CDS encoding MarR family winged helix-turn-helix transcriptional regulator produces the protein MAREKNLPFETTLLVRDCCLCLHMQRAARNLARIFDEVLRPLDLTNGQFSLLMSLNRPEPPTMKDVASLLAMDRTTLTAALKPLERRDLVVIEPDPEDKRSRLLSLTPAGHRLLAQAFPLWQQTHEAIEKPFAPGEVDTLRAQLRALS, from the coding sequence ATGGCACGCGAGAAAAACCTCCCTTTCGAGACCACGCTTCTGGTGCGCGATTGCTGCCTGTGTTTGCACATGCAGCGCGCGGCGCGCAATCTCGCGCGTATCTTCGACGAAGTCCTGCGCCCGCTCGATCTCACGAACGGGCAATTCTCGCTGCTGATGTCGCTGAACCGGCCCGAGCCGCCCACGATGAAAGACGTCGCGTCCTTGCTGGCAATGGATCGCACCACGCTCACCGCGGCGCTCAAGCCGCTGGAGCGGCGCGATCTGGTGGTGATCGAACCGGACCCCGAAGACAAGCGCAGCCGCCTGCTGAGTCTCACGCCCGCGGGGCATCGCCTGCTCGCGCAAGCGTTTCCGCTGTGGCAGCAAACGCACGAGGCCATCGAAAAACCGTTTGCCCCCGGCGAAGTGGACACCTTGCGCGCGCAGTTACGCGCGCTTTCCTGA
- a CDS encoding YciI family protein — protein MSDQTLFLAVFLGGKDNPRMKAWMALPEAERRAKEKEGIAAWHAWVERHKAQIVEMGGPLGKTKSISERGIVDTTNLLTGFTVLRAESAEAAAKLFENHPHFALFPGESVEVMPVLAIPGA, from the coding sequence ATGAGCGATCAGACCTTGTTTCTCGCGGTATTTCTCGGCGGCAAAGACAACCCGCGCATGAAGGCGTGGATGGCGCTGCCCGAAGCGGAGCGGCGCGCAAAGGAGAAGGAGGGCATTGCCGCGTGGCATGCGTGGGTCGAGCGTCACAAGGCGCAGATCGTGGAGATGGGCGGCCCGCTCGGCAAGACGAAATCCATCAGCGAGCGCGGTATCGTCGATACGACGAACCTGCTCACGGGCTTCACCGTGTTGCGCGCCGAGTCGGCCGAAGCCGCCGCGAAGCTGTTCGAAAACCACCCGCATTTCGCGCTGTTTCCGGGCGAATCGGTGGAGGTCATGCCGGTGTTGGCCATTCCCGGCGCGTGA
- a CDS encoding class II glutamine amidotransferase: MCRWLAYTGNAVPLETVLFRARHSLIDQSLHSTKGATTTNGDGFGLGWYQHPHDIPYRYRSVHPAWNDRNLRELARAVTAPMFLAHVRAATHTPVQETNCHPFRHRRWMFAHNGLIQGFPLMRRELLVAIDPGRFNALEGSTDSEAMFYLAMTFGLEADPVKGLERMAGFVEAVAQKHGIEPALNMTVCASDGEQLVAVRYSTERNSRSLYHSTSFRHLHELYPDDPRIAAVGDDAYLIVSEPIVDLPEAWAEVPESTAIVVRGAEIDYRPFVPVMP, encoded by the coding sequence ATGTGCCGCTGGCTCGCTTACACGGGCAACGCCGTGCCGCTCGAAACCGTGCTGTTTCGCGCGCGCCATTCGCTGATCGACCAGAGCCTGCATTCCACCAAGGGCGCGACCACCACGAACGGCGACGGCTTCGGGCTCGGCTGGTATCAGCATCCGCACGACATTCCGTACCGCTACCGCAGCGTGCATCCGGCGTGGAACGACCGCAATCTGCGCGAACTCGCGCGCGCCGTGACCGCGCCCATGTTTCTCGCCCACGTGCGCGCGGCCACGCATACGCCTGTGCAGGAAACCAACTGCCATCCGTTCCGGCACCGGCGCTGGATGTTCGCGCACAACGGGCTGATCCAGGGCTTTCCGCTGATGCGGCGCGAGTTGCTGGTGGCGATCGACCCGGGCCGCTTCAACGCGCTCGAAGGCTCGACCGACTCCGAGGCCATGTTCTATCTGGCGATGACGTTCGGGCTCGAGGCCGATCCCGTGAAAGGGCTGGAGCGCATGGCGGGTTTCGTCGAAGCGGTGGCGCAGAAGCACGGCATCGAGCCCGCGCTGAACATGACCGTGTGCGCGAGCGACGGCGAGCAACTCGTGGCGGTGCGTTACTCGACCGAGCGCAACTCGCGCTCGCTCTATCACAGCACCTCGTTTCGTCATTTGCACGAGCTGTATCCCGACGACCCGCGCATCGCGGCCGTGGGCGACGACGCCTATCTGATCGTCTCGGAGCCGATCGTCGATTTGCCCGAGGCGTGGGCCGAGGTGCCGGAGTCGACGGCGATCGTGGTGCGCGGCGCGGAAATCGACTACCGGCCGTTCGTGCCGGTCATGCCCTGA
- a CDS encoding MarC family protein, translated as MIESLISDILFGFTGLISIINPIGIAFVFLDRTSTLSDEQRRLLAKSVAINAFFVLLAAFFVGTPVLHFFGISMEALRIGGGLAVAVSGWQMLNAPEPEPRPAMDDVALADTAIVDTEGNPARAPAPPGNAFFPLTIPLTTGPGSIATAIALNANRTHKLSAWLLSSFASIVISALVMVVIYYVYSRAARLANYLGVEGTRVAMRISSFLLLCIGVQIILTGLTGFLTPIADLRNAAP; from the coding sequence ATGATCGAAAGCCTCATTTCAGACATCCTGTTCGGGTTCACCGGACTCATCAGCATCATCAATCCCATCGGCATTGCCTTTGTCTTTCTCGACCGCACCTCCACGCTCAGCGACGAACAGCGCCGCCTGCTCGCCAAGAGCGTGGCCATCAACGCGTTCTTCGTGCTGCTCGCGGCGTTCTTCGTCGGCACGCCCGTGCTGCATTTCTTCGGCATTTCCATGGAAGCGCTGCGTATCGGCGGCGGCCTCGCCGTGGCCGTGAGCGGCTGGCAGATGCTCAACGCGCCCGAGCCGGAACCGCGCCCCGCGATGGACGACGTGGCGCTCGCCGACACCGCCATCGTCGATACCGAAGGCAATCCCGCGCGCGCGCCCGCGCCGCCCGGCAACGCGTTTTTCCCGCTGACGATTCCGCTCACCACGGGCCCCGGCTCGATCGCCACGGCCATCGCGCTCAACGCGAACCGCACGCACAAGCTCTCGGCGTGGCTGCTGTCGAGTTTCGCGTCGATCGTGATTTCGGCGCTCGTGATGGTGGTGATCTATTACGTGTACAGCCGCGCGGCGCGTCTCGCGAATTATCTGGGCGTGGAAGGCACGCGCGTGGCCATGCGCATTTCGTCGTTTCTGCTGCTGTGTATCGGCGTGCAGATCATACTCACGGGCCTGACCGGCTTTCTCACGCCAATCGCCGACCTGCGCAACGCCGCGCCTTGA
- a CDS encoding sodium:solute symporter family protein, whose translation MSALVIIVAITLVALGLGMRARRGHDMNLEQWSVGGRSFGTAFVFLLMAGEIYTTFTFLGGSGFAYGKGAPTYYILCYGTLAYVLSYWMLPPIWRYAKQHRLLSQPHFFASKYHSPALGVLVACVGVLALVPYLVLQLKGLGIIVTTASYGAVSSTAAIWIGAVVVTTYVIVSGVRGCAWNSVVKDTMILAIAVFLGIYLPIHHYGGMSEMFRAIDAAKPGFLTFAPKGQSVAWFQSTVLLTALGFFMWPHTFGSVYTAKNDRIFRRNAMILPLYQLILLFVFFCGFAAVLKVPGLKGGDIDLSLFRLSLQTFDPWFVGVIGAAGVLTALVPGSMILTTASTLIANDIYRGGLMKNADDARVARLARYFVPVIALVAVAFTLRGGDTIVALLLMGYNFVTQLFPALVCSLAARNRVTKQGAFCGILAGVLVVVVITLMKLSVAQLLPFAPDGLKDVNIGFLALFVNVIVLAAVSLVTQPRAHVDREHAGAH comes from the coding sequence ATGAGCGCGCTCGTCATCATCGTCGCCATTACGCTGGTCGCGCTCGGGCTGGGCATGCGCGCGCGGCGCGGCCACGACATGAATCTCGAACAATGGTCGGTGGGCGGGCGCAGCTTCGGCACCGCGTTCGTGTTCCTGCTGATGGCGGGCGAGATCTACACCACGTTCACCTTTCTCGGCGGCAGCGGCTTCGCGTACGGCAAGGGCGCGCCCACTTACTACATTCTCTGCTACGGCACGCTCGCCTACGTGCTGTCGTACTGGATGCTGCCGCCCATCTGGCGCTACGCGAAGCAGCATCGTCTGCTTTCGCAGCCGCATTTCTTCGCGAGCAAATATCACAGCCCGGCGCTCGGCGTGCTCGTCGCCTGCGTGGGCGTGCTCGCGCTGGTGCCGTATCTCGTGCTGCAACTGAAGGGCCTCGGCATCATCGTGACCACGGCCTCGTATGGCGCGGTGTCGTCCACGGCAGCGATCTGGATCGGCGCGGTGGTGGTCACGACCTACGTGATCGTTTCCGGCGTGCGCGGCTGCGCGTGGAATTCGGTCGTCAAGGACACGATGATTCTCGCCATCGCCGTGTTTCTGGGCATTTATCTGCCGATCCACCATTACGGCGGCATGAGCGAAATGTTCCGCGCCATCGACGCCGCCAAGCCCGGCTTCCTCACTTTCGCGCCCAAAGGCCAGAGCGTGGCGTGGTTTCAGTCCACCGTGCTGCTCACGGCGCTCGGCTTCTTCATGTGGCCGCACACGTTCGGCTCGGTGTACACTGCGAAGAACGACCGCATTTTCCGCCGCAACGCGATGATCCTGCCGCTGTACCAGCTGATCCTGCTGTTCGTGTTCTTCTGCGGATTCGCGGCCGTGCTGAAGGTGCCGGGCCTCAAGGGCGGCGACATCGACCTCTCGCTGTTCCGCCTTTCGCTGCAAACCTTCGACCCGTGGTTCGTGGGCGTGATCGGCGCGGCGGGCGTGCTCACCGCGCTCGTGCCCGGCTCGATGATCCTCACCACGGCTTCCACGCTGATCGCCAACGACATCTACCGCGGCGGCCTCATGAAGAACGCCGACGACGCCCGCGTGGCGCGTCTCGCCCGCTACTTCGTGCCGGTGATCGCGCTGGTGGCCGTGGCGTTCACGCTGCGCGGCGGCGACACCATCGTCGCGCTGCTGCTGATGGGCTACAACTTCGTCACGCAGCTGTTTCCGGCGCTCGTGTGCAGCCTCGCGGCGCGCAATCGCGTGACGAAGCAAGGCGCGTTCTGCGGCATTCTCGCGGGCGTGCTGGTGGTGGTCGTCATCACGCTGATGAAGCTGAGCGTCGCGCAACTGCTGCCGTTCGCGCCCGACGGCCTGAAGGACGTCAACATCGGCTTCCTCGCGCTGTTCGTCAACGTGATCGTGCTCGCGGCCGTGAGCCTCGTGACGCAGCCGCGCGCGCATGTCGACCGCGAACACGCGGGTGCGCACTGA
- a CDS encoding DUF3311 domain-containing protein codes for MSLRLLAALPFIGILLGVPFVNRTEPLVLCMPLVLAWIVLWVVLTAVIMGLIYRLDPTNRLPLDTAEEVRS; via the coding sequence ATGTCACTGAGGTTGCTCGCTGCCCTGCCCTTCATCGGCATCCTGCTCGGCGTACCGTTCGTCAACCGCACCGAGCCCCTCGTGCTCTGCATGCCGCTGGTGTTGGCGTGGATCGTCCTGTGGGTCGTGCTGACCGCCGTCATCATGGGTCTGATCTATCGGCTCGACCCGACCAACCGCCTGCCGCTCGACACCGCAGAAGAGGTGCGTTCATGA
- a CDS encoding glycosyltransferase family 2 protein: MNASNPAPGSESAPRVTVVVLTRNHVRQTVDTVARLLALAECPDVIVADNGSTDSTVGLIAALFPQVRIVQALRDRGLAGFNRAMLLARTDYVACCDDSTWFVPGALARAITLLDANRDVAVLNARVVGDDEREIHPACLMLNATSPDTEHHVESPAGPALASYMAGACVLRASVFRALGGYDERLSHGGAETLAALDVLAAGHRIVYCEQALAHRDPLYRWFTRAQQCALARNAAWVAWMRLPVRDALGATGRALAVFARQRSLGPAGFALLRGAFWTLRRRHVVPPHVVQLTRQVRRAERHVRAGIPAMAEKYDRSGQRAW; encoded by the coding sequence ATGAACGCCTCCAACCCTGCACCCGGTTCCGAATCCGCGCCGCGCGTGACGGTGGTCGTGCTCACGCGCAATCACGTGCGGCAAACCGTCGATACCGTCGCGCGCCTGCTCGCGCTGGCCGAGTGTCCCGACGTGATCGTCGCCGACAACGGCTCGACCGACTCCACCGTGGGCCTGATCGCCGCGCTGTTTCCGCAAGTGCGCATCGTGCAGGCGCTGCGCGACCGCGGCCTCGCCGGCTTCAATCGCGCCATGCTGCTCGCGCGCACCGACTACGTGGCCTGCTGCGACGACAGCACCTGGTTCGTGCCGGGCGCCCTCGCGCGCGCGATCACGCTGCTCGACGCGAACCGCGACGTGGCGGTGCTCAACGCGCGCGTGGTCGGCGACGACGAACGCGAGATCCATCCCGCCTGCCTCATGCTCAACGCCACCTCGCCGGACACGGAGCATCACGTCGAGAGCCCCGCCGGCCCCGCGCTCGCGAGCTACATGGCGGGCGCGTGCGTGCTGCGCGCCAGCGTGTTCCGCGCGCTCGGCGGCTACGATGAACGGCTCTCGCACGGCGGCGCGGAAACGCTCGCGGCGCTCGACGTGCTCGCGGCGGGGCATCGCATCGTCTATTGCGAACAGGCGCTCGCGCACCGCGATCCGCTCTACCGCTGGTTCACGCGCGCCCAGCAATGCGCGCTCGCACGCAACGCCGCGTGGGTCGCATGGATGCGCCTGCCCGTGCGCGACGCGCTCGGGGCCACCGGCCGCGCGCTCGCCGTGTTCGCCCGCCAGCGCTCGCTCGGGCCCGCCGGTTTCGCGCTGTTGCGCGGCGCGTTCTGGACGCTGCGCCGCCGCCACGTCGTGCCGCCGCACGTCGTGCAACTCACGCGCCAGGTGCGCCGCGCGGAACGCCACGTGCGCGCCGGCATTCCCGCGATGGCCGAAAAGTACGACCGCTCGGGGCAACGCGCGTGGTAA
- a CDS encoding glutathione S-transferase family protein: MRLYGFAGTRAQRALWGLKEVDADFEYVSVNLLEGEHKRPEYLRINPAGKVPVLIDGDRVIPESAAIVLYLAEKYPEKALLPDSLEDRAQAYRWTMFAVTELEQPLWRITRHMILYPPEKRLPADIALAREDFVTMAAILDTHLEGREFIVGNRLSVADCVTVYLMDWANELQLLDGFPRLQAYMERLYARPEAPQRIAEARKAA; this comes from the coding sequence ATGAGACTTTACGGATTTGCGGGCACGCGCGCGCAACGCGCGCTCTGGGGCCTCAAGGAAGTGGATGCCGATTTCGAATACGTCTCGGTCAATCTGCTCGAAGGCGAGCACAAGCGGCCCGAATATCTGCGTATCAATCCGGCGGGTAAGGTGCCCGTGCTGATCGACGGCGACCGCGTGATTCCCGAGTCGGCGGCCATCGTGCTGTATCTCGCGGAGAAGTATCCCGAGAAGGCGCTGTTGCCCGACAGCCTCGAAGATCGCGCGCAGGCGTACCGCTGGACGATGTTCGCCGTGACCGAGCTGGAGCAGCCGTTGTGGCGCATCACGCGGCATATGATCCTGTATCCGCCGGAAAAACGCCTGCCCGCCGACATCGCGCTCGCCCGCGAGGACTTCGTCACGATGGCGGCGATTCTCGACACGCACCTCGAAGGGCGCGAGTTCATCGTCGGCAACCGGCTTTCGGTGGCCGACTGCGTGACCGTGTACTTGATGGACTGGGCCAACGAGTTGCAACTGCTCGACGGTTTTCCGCGTTTGCAGGCGTATATGGAGCGGCTTTACGCGCGCCCCGAGGCGCCGCAGCGCATTGCCGAAGCGCGCAAGGCGGCCTGA